One window of the Hoplias malabaricus isolate fHopMal1 chromosome Y, fHopMal1.hap1, whole genome shotgun sequence genome contains the following:
- the LOC136677730 gene encoding alveolar macrophage chemotactic factor-like yields MNRPILLLILASLACATVSSAFRLDGRQRCLCTKDYTVQPQNIVQWKVYPRSPLCSKVEIVVTLRNKKKVCLKPTTTSWQLIMQKERVFA; encoded by the exons ATGAACCGACCCATCCTGCTTCTGATCCTGGCATCTCTGGCATGTGCTACTGTCAGTTCAG CTTTCCGACTGGACGGACGACAGCGGTGTCTCTGTACAAAAGACTACACAGTCCAACCCCAGAACATTGTGCAGTGGAAAGTGTATCCTCGCAGCCCTCTCTGCAGCAAAGTTGAGATTGT GGTGACACTGAGGAACAAGAAGAAAGTTTGCCTGAAACCAACAACAACTTCATGGCAACTCATCATGCAGAAGGAGCGCGTATTTGCATGA